Genomic segment of Gemmatimonadaceae bacterium:
GCGCCCGCCCACGAAATCGAACGGCGGCTTCGTCCCCAGGGCGTAGTCGAGCAGCGACCAGCCGAGCGCGGCGTACATCGGCGTCTCGGTATTGGTCAGCACCGCCACGGCCACGCGCGCGTCGGGGATGAAGCCGAGCCACGACAGGTAGCCCGGCAGTCCGCCGGTGTGCCACATCATCTTCCGGCCGCGAAAGTCGTTGGTCTGGAAGCCGAGCGCATAGAGGTTGAACTGCCTGCCGAGCGGGGCGAGTTCCGGCGCGGCCGGGCCGGCGGCCATCGGCGTCACGCCGGTCCAGATCTCGCGTGCGGTGCGCGCGGCGATGAGCCGCGAACCGTCAGCCAGCCGGCCGCTGTCGAGTTGCACGAGCAGCCACTTGGCGATGTCGCGCGCCCCGGCGTTGATGCCGCCCGCCGGGTTGGTGTTGTCGCTCGTCAGCGGCGCGATGGCGCGCACCGTGCCCTCGATGTCGGCGTGGGTCGTGGCGACGTCGTCCTCACCGGCCGCGTCGCTGTGCCGGACCGTGCTGTGCGTCATCCCGACCTTGTCGAGGATCCGCTCCTTCACGAACTGCTCCCACGTGCGGCCGCTCACGCGTTCGATGACTTCGCCGGCCACGAGGTAGAGCACGTTGTCGTACGCGTACGCCGTGCGGAAGCTTGCCTCGGGCCTGATGTAGCGCAGCCGGCGCACGATCTCCTTCCGGTCGTACGTCGACGCCGGCCACCAGAGCAGGTCGCCGGCCCCGAGCCCGAGCCCCGAGCGATGCACGAGCAGGTCGCGGATGGTGAGTTCGCGCGTGACGTACGGATCGTACATCGCGAACTCCGGCAGATAGCGGATCACGGGGGCGTCCCAGGCGAGCTTCCCTTCCTCGACGAGAATGCCGATGGCGGTCGCCGTGAACGCCTTGCTGTTCGACGCAATGCCGAAGCGCGTGTCGGGCCCGACCCGGTCCGGCGCGCCAATCTTCTTGATGCCGTATCCCCTGGCGACGACGACCTTCCCATCCTTGATGACCACGACGGCCGCGCCCTGGTTGCCGAAGGTCGTCAGGGCGCGTTCGACGATGCTGTCGATGGCGGCGGGCGTCTGCGCCGCGGTGATCGCGGGCGCGAGCAGGAGGGAAAGCAGCAGTGGGCGCATGGTCGGCCTCGGAAGGGAATCATTCAAGATGACGCATCCCCCCGCACCGCGGCAGTCCGCGACGATCAGCGCGCCATGGCCATTGCCGTGATCAACCGGGCGAGCGCCGCCGTGTCGCGCAGGTCGAAGATCTCCGCGGGCCCGTGCGAGTAGCGGCCCGGCCATCCGAGTCCCACGTTGGGCGCGCCCCACGGCGAGACCGCCGATCCGTCGGTGCTCCCCTGCGTGGCGCCGACCTGGATGGGGATGCCGTGCGCCCGCGCCACGCGCAGCACACGCTCGCGCTCCGCGCGCGGCGCGACCGAGCCATCGTCCACGCCGCGCAGCACGGCCCCCTTGCCCAGCGGCGCGAACGCAAACTGCGGCGACTCCAGCGGCGAGTCGGAACTGACGAAGGTGTCCACGGCGTACACGCGCTGCAGCAACGATCCATACCGGTTGCCGAAGGCGCGCGCGCCGTTCAGTCCGCCTTCCTCGCGCACGGTCCAGACGAAATAGACGCGCCGCGGCAGGGCGTCGGGCTTGATGGCGGCAATCGCCGTCAGCAGCGCGGTGCTCCCGGTGCGATCATCGCTGGCGCGCCCCGTGATGCGCGTGCCGGCCAGACGCTCGGCGCGCTTGTAAGCCGTGAGGCTGAGTCCCGGCCGCACGCCGCGCGCCACCAGCGCCGCTGAGTCGAGACCAAACCAGGCGGTGAGGGCCGGCGGCACACGCAGGCGCGCCGTGTCGCGCGGCACAAAGACTCCGCGCAATGACTCGACACCCGGGGCATCGAAGTGCAGGTACGCCGGCACGCCCTCCCACGACGGGAGCACGGCGCCGCCCACGGAGCGCAGCGTCACCTGTCCGTCGGCGAGAACGCGCACGACCTCGAATCCGACCTCGTCCATGTGCGCGATCATCGCAATGGCATCGCGATCGGGGCCGGCCGCGACCACGACGTTCCCGGCCGAATCTACCTGCGCTCGCTGCCGCGCCCACGCGGGCAGCCGCGAAAGCACCACCTCGCGAATGCGCTGTTCGTGCCCGGCAACCCCGTGCACGTCCGCGAGGTCGGTGAAGAGCTTCTCCATCGCGCCGTAGCCGTCACGTCGCGGCGCGAGCCGGTGGGTCGTGTCGGCGGGAATCGCCACCCACGCTGGCGAGTGCACGAGACCGGCCGCCGACGCCACCCACTGTCGCAGCGCATTGGCCTCGGTGCTGTCGATGGACTCGACGGTCGCGCCTGGCCACCGTACTGCGGGCGTGTACACCGCCACTGAGTCGGGACGCACGCGGCCGTTGAGGGCACGGAACGCCTGCGGCAGGCGCGCGCTGCCAAACGTGGCGGTACCGCGCGTCGCTCGGCCCGCGTCCACGATCGACACCTCGTCCACCGGCCCGAGCGCGGCGAGCACCGTTGAGAGTCCCACCCAACCCACCGCGCGCTGCGTGGAGAGCACGAACGTCGTCGTGCCGCTCGCCGGGGCCTGTGCGGCCGCTGACGCCACCGCCGCGCAGCCCGCGCGGGCGCCGGCCGCCGGGCCAGTCGCGAACGCGGCGAAGGTCCAGAGCGGACGGTCCGGAAGCACCGGATCGAGCATCGCCACGCCGAGCGCCTCGACCTCGGCGCGCGACGACGCGCCGAGATCCACCCACAGCTGGCCGTCCGTGACCACCAGGCTGTCGGCCGCGTGTTGGCGCGCGAAGTGTCCGTTCGGGACGGCCACGACGCCGGGCACGCGGCCGCGCGCCGTCATGACCGCCACGCGCTGCGCTTCCTGGAACTGGTTCCACAGCGGATGCGCCGGCACGCCGGTGCGGCGCAGGCGGATGTACCCCGCGTCGGTGATGTGGGACACCACGTACGCCGAGTAATCGAGCGCGCAGGCCACGACGCGATGCGGCGCGCCCGAGCCGGCGCGCTTCACGAGGTTCCCCCACTGGTCCGCGCGCCAGCCGGTGAGTGCCGTGGTCAGCACCTTTGCCGTGGAGGCCTCCGTCCCGGGCACCGCGTCCAAGTGGATCCACGACGCAACCGCAGCGGTCGCCTGGGCGCCGAGGGGCTGCGCGGTGAGCGAGAGGGGAAGCAGCACGACGGCGAGGCGACGCATGGCAGGCTCGGAAGAAATGACGCCCTAAGCTACTGCCCACCGCCGGCAACTCAAGCAACGCGCGCCGGCGTCAGCTTTCGTTGGCCTCGAAGACGCCGAGGATGCGGTTCTTCCGCACCTTGTTCCACGGGAAGAAACGTCCGTTCATCGCCACGTAGACGCCGGGGGGAAGCGTCTGGGCAAACGACAGGGCGCTGCCGAGGTTGAAGAGTCCGTCGGAACTGCCGAAGGCGTACGGCACCATCGCCCCGGTGAGGACGATCGTCTTGTCCGGCACGCCGGCGGCAATGGCCTGCGCGGTTTCCACCATGGTATCCGTGCCGTGCGTGATGACCACGCGGGTCTCCTCACAGGCGCGGCAGGCCTGCACGATGCGCGCGCGGTCCGCGTCGGACATCTCGAGTGAATCGACCATCATCAGCACGTCGATCGACACGGGCAGCTTGCAGCGTCCGCGCTGCAGCATGTCTTCGAGATGCGTGCGGTGGAACGCGAGCGTGCCGTTGAGCTCGTTGTACTCCTTGTCGAACGTGCCGCCGGTCACGAGGATGCGAATGGTCATGGGGGAAGAATAAATCCTCGCGCCCCGCGAGCGCGACCTCGCGCGCCATGGCCCGCTGTCGCGACCTCGCGGCCGCCGGCGCCGTGCGGCACATTCGGGGCATGAAGCCACTCGCTGCCGCGGTCATCCTGGCCCTCGTCACTTCCGCTTCCGCGCCGGCGCAGGCGCCGACGCCGGCGCGCCACACCTTTTCGCTGTCGGCGACGGACTTCCTGCTCGACGGCAAGCCGCTTCAGATCCGATCGGGCGAGATGCACCCGGCACGTATTCCCGCCGAGTATTGGCGGCATCGCATCCGGATGGCGAAGGCGATGGGCCTCAACACCATCGCGGCCTACGTCTTCTGGAACTATCACGAGGAAACCGAAGGGCGTTTTGACTTCGCCACGGGCAATCGCGACATCGCGCGTTTCGTGCGCATCGCGCAGGAAGAGGGGATGTGGGTGATCCTGCGCCCGGGTCCGTACGTCTGCGCCGAGTGGGACTTTGGCGGCCTGCCGCCGTATCTGCTGCGCGACCCCGAGCTGCGTATTCGTTCGATGTACCCGCGGTACATTGCGGCCGCCGAACGCTACATCGCGCGGCTGGCCGATCAGGTGCGCCCGCTGCTGGTGACCAAGGGCGGCCCCATCCTGATGGTGCAGATCGAGAACGAATACGGGAGCTACGGCAACGATCGCCGGTACATGTCGCACCTCAGGGACGTGTGGCGCCGAAATGGGGTGGACGTGCCGTTCTTCACCGCCGATGGGCCAACCCCGTACATGCTCGAAGCCGGGCACGTCGCCGGCGCCGCCGTGGGACTCGACAGCGGGTCGGATGAGAAGCACTGGGACCTGGCGCGTTCCATCGTCCCCGGCGTCCCCGTCTTCTCGTCCGAGACTTATCCCGGCTGGCTGACGCACTGGGGCGAGAAGTGGGCGGCGCCGTCGGTGGACGAGTTGCGGAAGGAAGTGGATTTCCTCCTGTCCGCGAAGAAGTCGTTCAACTTCTACGTGGTCCACGGCGGCACGAACTTCGGCTTCACGGCCGGCGCCAACTCGGGCGGCAAGGGCTACGAGCCGGATGTCACCAGCTACGACTACGACGCGCCGATCGACGAACAGGGACGCGCCACGGCGAAGTACGAGATGCTGCGCGCGCAGATTGCGGCGTCGCTGCCGCCCGGCGAGACCGTGCCGCCCGTGCCTGTGCCCGTGCCCTCCATCCGCATTCCAGAGTTCCCGATGCGCCCCTTCGCGTCGCTCTGGAACAACATGCCCCGTCCCATCGCGGCGGTGCATCCCCGTCCGTTCGAGCATTACGGCCAGAATCAGGGGCTGGTGCTCTATCGCACGACGCTCGTCGGCCGGAAGAGCGGCCGGCTCGTCGTCACCGAACTGCACGACTACGCGACGGTCTTCGTCGATGGCGCCTTCGTCGGCACCATCGACCGCCGACTGGGTGAGACGGGACTCGATCTCCCGAAGGTGAGCGCACCAAACCCCGTGCTCGAGATTCTGGTCGAGGGAATGGGACACATCAACTTCGCGCAGGCGATGATCGACCGAAAAGGGATCACCGACCGCGTGACGCTCTCCGGCATGACGCTTTTCAACTGGGAGGTGCAGCTGCTCCCGCTGGCGTCGTCGTGGGTGACCGCGCTGCGCGACGAGGCGTCGTTGCGCGACCATGCGACCCGGCGCGACCAATCGGCGCCGCGCGCGGACGCCGGCGTCGCGTCCCTCGCGACGCGCCCCGGCCTCTTCTTTCGCGGCGAGTTCACGCTCGACAAGCCGGCCGACACCTTCATCGACATGAGCGGCTACAAGAAGGGCGTCGTCTGGGTGAACGGGCACAACCTCGGCCGCTACTGGGAGATCGGGCCGCAGTTCCGCCTGTACTGCCCCGCGTCGTTCCTCAAGACGGGCCGCAACGAGGTGATCGTGCTCGACCTGCTGAAGACCGACGCGTCACCGCTCCGGGGAGCCGAGACGCTAAAAGCAGAGTAACACAGAAGAACACAGAAGAACACAGAGTGGCACAGAACAACACGGATGGCGCCCTGGGCAAGACCCATGGCATCATCCGCGTTGTTCTGTGCCACTCTGTGCTTTCTGTGTTCCTCTGTGTTCCGCCAGCTTACCTCGCCTTCACCGCCGCGTTCGTCCCCGCCAGCCCGTCGGCCGTCGCCGCGAGCGTGAGCAGCGCGCCGGCGCGCGGTGCGCGAAGAACCACGAGCGCCAGGCCGTTGAATGCGCGGTGCTGCGCCGCGGCCGGCGTCGCCCCCACGAACCGCTCGTGATTGGTGGGATCGCCGTTGTCCAGCGCCGCAATCGCACCGCCGCCCGTCAGCGTGAAGCGCACCAGGTTGTTGCCCCCAGCGCGCACCAGCCGCCCCTGCGCGTCCAGCACGCGCACCGTCACGAAGGCCAGGTCCTGTCCGTCGGCGCGAATGATCGGACGGTCCACCGTCATTTCAAGCTTCGCCGGCGCGCCCGTCGTCTCCACGCGATCCTCAGCCACCACACGGCCCCCGCGCCACGCCACCGCGCGCAGCGCCCCCGGCGCGTACGGCACCTGCCACGCAAGATGGAAATCCGTCACGCCGCGCCACGTGCGCACGCCCTGCGAGCGGCCGTTCAGGAAGAGCTCCACGGAATCGGCGTTGGTGTACGTCCAGACCGGAATCGGCTTTCCCTCATACGTCGCCGGCCAGTTCCAGTGCGGCAACAGGTGCACCATCGGCTCGGCGCGCCACTGGCTCTGATACAGGAAGAAGCGGTCCTTCGGGAAGCCGGTGATGTCGACAATGCCGAATGACGAGCTGCGGTTGGGCCACTCGAACGGCGTCGGCTCGCCAATGTAGTCGATCCCGGTCCAGACGAACTCGCCCGCGATCCACGGATACTCGCGCATCGCCTTGAACTGCGCCTCGGCGTTGTTCCCCCACGACGGCCCTTCGAAATCGTACGACGTGACATGGTGGTTCAGCCGGTTGACCACCTGCAGGGTGTCGAGGTTCAGCACCAGGTTGTACTGGTCGCGCGAACTGTAGTCCGACGACGACTCCGAACTGAACGCCTTCATCCCGCGCACCGTCGGGTAGACGTTCAGGTGGTAGTTGATGCCGAACAGGTCGAGCGGCTTGGCGAAGCCGGTGCGCAAGGCGCCGTTGGGATTGTCCATTCCCGCGGTCACGAACCGCGTGGGATCCTCCTCGCGCACGAATGTCGCGAGGCGCGTCGCCATCGCCTCCGCCCGCAGCGAGTCGCCCTGCTCGGGAATCTCGTTCCCGA
This window contains:
- a CDS encoding asparaginase domain-containing protein, with product MTIRILVTGGTFDKEYNELNGTLAFHRTHLEDMLQRGRCKLPVSIDVLMMVDSLEMSDADRARIVQACRACEETRVVITHGTDTMVETAQAIAAGVPDKTIVLTGAMVPYAFGSSDGLFNLGSALSFAQTLPPGVYVAMNGRFFPWNKVRKNRILGVFEANES
- a CDS encoding serine hydrolase — translated: MRPLLLSLLLAPAITAAQTPAAIDSIVERALTTFGNQGAAVVVIKDGKVVVARGYGIKKIGAPDRVGPDTRFGIASNSKAFTATAIGILVEEGKLAWDAPVIRYLPEFAMYDPYVTRELTIRDLLVHRSGLGLGAGDLLWWPASTYDRKEIVRRLRYIRPEASFRTAYAYDNVLYLVAGEVIERVSGRTWEQFVKERILDKVGMTHSTVRHSDAAGEDDVATTHADIEGTVRAIAPLTSDNTNPAGGINAGARDIAKWLLVQLDSGRLADGSRLIAARTAREIWTGVTPMAAGPAAPELAPLGRQFNLYALGFQTNDFRGRKMMWHTGGLPGYLSWLGFIPDARVAVAVLTNTETPMYAALGWSLLDYALGTKPPFDFVGGRAMLAKRQQDELTMMRTVVSAGRDSLSKPSLALDKYAGTYEDAWYGDITVAMVNGALRIAFGHTPQLQGKLVHWQHDTFVARWDDREMRADAFVTFQLNPDGTIDQVKLRAADPETDFSFDFQDLLLKPKRAR
- a CDS encoding glycoside hydrolase family 35 protein; this encodes MARCRDLAAAGAVRHIRGMKPLAAAVILALVTSASAPAQAPTPARHTFSLSATDFLLDGKPLQIRSGEMHPARIPAEYWRHRIRMAKAMGLNTIAAYVFWNYHEETEGRFDFATGNRDIARFVRIAQEEGMWVILRPGPYVCAEWDFGGLPPYLLRDPELRIRSMYPRYIAAAERYIARLADQVRPLLVTKGGPILMVQIENEYGSYGNDRRYMSHLRDVWRRNGVDVPFFTADGPTPYMLEAGHVAGAAVGLDSGSDEKHWDLARSIVPGVPVFSSETYPGWLTHWGEKWAAPSVDELRKEVDFLLSAKKSFNFYVVHGGTNFGFTAGANSGGKGYEPDVTSYDYDAPIDEQGRATAKYEMLRAQIAASLPPGETVPPVPVPVPSIRIPEFPMRPFASLWNNMPRPIAAVHPRPFEHYGQNQGLVLYRTTLVGRKSGRLVVTELHDYATVFVDGAFVGTIDRRLGETGLDLPKVSAPNPVLEILVEGMGHINFAQAMIDRKGITDRVTLSGMTLFNWEVQLLPLASSWVTALRDEASLRDHATRRDQSAPRADAGVASLATRPGLFFRGEFTLDKPADTFIDMSGYKKGVVWVNGHNLGRYWEIGPQFRLYCPASFLKTGRNEVIVLDLLKTDASPLRGAETLKAE
- a CDS encoding M20/M25/M40 family metallo-hydrolase; protein product: MRRLAVVLLPLSLTAQPLGAQATAAVASWIHLDAVPGTEASTAKVLTTALTGWRADQWGNLVKRAGSGAPHRVVACALDYSAYVVSHITDAGYIRLRRTGVPAHPLWNQFQEAQRVAVMTARGRVPGVVAVPNGHFARQHAADSLVVTDGQLWVDLGASSRAEVEALGVAMLDPVLPDRPLWTFAAFATGPAAGARAGCAAVASAAAQAPASGTTTFVLSTQRAVGWVGLSTVLAALGPVDEVSIVDAGRATRGTATFGSARLPQAFRALNGRVRPDSVAVYTPAVRWPGATVESIDSTEANALRQWVASAAGLVHSPAWVAIPADTTHRLAPRRDGYGAMEKLFTDLADVHGVAGHEQRIREVVLSRLPAWARQRAQVDSAGNVVVAAGPDRDAIAMIAHMDEVGFEVVRVLADGQVTLRSVGGAVLPSWEGVPAYLHFDAPGVESLRGVFVPRDTARLRVPPALTAWFGLDSAALVARGVRPGLSLTAYKRAERLAGTRITGRASDDRTGSTALLTAIAAIKPDALPRRVYFVWTVREEGGLNGARAFGNRYGSLLQRVYAVDTFVSSDSPLESPQFAFAPLGKGAVLRGVDDGSVAPRAERERVLRVARAHGIPIQVGATQGSTDGSAVSPWGAPNVGLGWPGRYSHGPAEIFDLRDTAALARLITAMAMAR